The sequence ACCGGCATTTTCAACTCGATATAATCGTGGGGAACATCCGTCGTATTTTTGGTTTTATCCGCCAGCGGCTTCCAGTTTGTACCATCGGTAGAATATTCGAGCAGGTATTGATAATAAATGCCCGGTTTGCGCCCCATGGTTTTGGTGTTATTTTCTGCAAAATTGATCTGCACGGCATTGACAGTACTCAGCTTTTGCAAATCCAGGGCAATCCACTCGCCTTTGTTTCCTGTTTTGGCACTCCAGTAAGTTCTGATCTCCTCATCGGCAGCATAACGTGCCGGATGTCCCTGCAACTCGGAGGAAGCAGCAACGGGTTTGTTGTACGAGAGAAGCATCCATTTCGGGAACAACTCTTCGGGACTGCTGATCTTCTTATTGGGCACTTTATACGGGAAATCTCCGAATCCGGTATTAACGTACATTACACCATCGTTGTCAAAAAACGTTGGGAACAAGCCCAAGCGACGTTCAAACATATGTTTTTGAGAAATCGTCATGGTTGATATATGCCAATAATTGCCATAGATATCCTGAAACGTACTGCTGTGACCGGCTGCCGCAACAAATCCTTCCGGTTTTGCAGAAACAGGATTGTGTGCAGCAACTGTAAACGGACCCAGCGGTTTGTCTGAAACATACACGCCGTCGCAATAGCTCTTGAACTGTGTTCCGGGAACCGCATATTGCAAATAGTACTTCCCGTTGTGTTTGGTCATCCACGCTCCTTCTACCCATGGACTATCGTCCTTTTCATTGTAATCGCCGAAACGTTCCCATCCATGCTCTTTCTTGTTGCTATTGAACAAAGCAACTGGCTGGCCGATGGGATTCAATGTTTTGGTATCGAGTTCAACGGCATAAATCGGATTTTTATCCGAACAGCCGTAATAGAAATACAAACGTCCGTCTTCATCCAGAAACAGATCGGGATCTGTCATTCCAATAGGGAAAGCGGCATTGGCCACGCTCCATTTCCCTGATTTGGGATCTCCTGTTTTATAGATAGTCAATGGAGCATCGTTCTTTGACGCCATGAAATAGAGAGTATCTTTCATCACCACCGCCGTAGGTGCATAATCTTCTATCGGCAAATCATTTGTCGTTATCAAATCCCAATGAATCATATCTTTTGAATGAAAATATCCGCCCGACTTGGACGCAAACAAATAATATTCATTCTTAAAAGTAACCATAGTAGGATCGGCAGCCTCACGTCTTGACGGAGCATCAAGACAGAACCGGTAACTCAGGTTCATCGGGTTGCAAATAGTTGTCTGAGAAGGTTTACTCACTGGCTTATTTTGCCCGAATGCAGCAAAGGTGCCCAGAAAACAGGCAAAAATAACGGATGTTTTTCTGAATGGTAGCATAGATTAGGTAAGGTTTATTTGAATAACACTTGCGCAAAATTGTAGATATTGTTTCTCCAAACAGGCCAGGTATGTCCACCGGGATATTCGCTGTAAACATATTTAATTTTCATAGCATCCAGCTTTCCACGCATCGTCTGGCAATTTTGCCATGCTATATCTTCTTTTCCTCCCTGAGAAATCCAGAGCTTTTTCAGGTTTGCATTCACTTTATCTACATTGTTTTGCAGATATTCATACTGTCTGTTTGCCACATCGTCAAACATATTCTGAATCCAACCCGAGCTAAAAACTCCCAGATATGCGAACATGTCGGTATTAAACAATCCCATGTAAAGTGTTTGAAGGCCGCCCATCGACAAGCCGGCAAGAGCACGCGATTGAGCATCCGTTTTTACCCGGTAATTTTTCTCAACAAAAGGAATGATGCTTTGTTTCATCTCTTTTTCAAACATCTTCAGACCTTCTTCTCCAAAATTACCTGCCGGAAGATTTCCATCAGGCATTACAATAACCATCGGAACAGCTTTCTTTTCTGCAATCAGGTTATCGATGATCAAGTCTGTCTTTCCCTGAGTAGCCCAGCCGCGTTGATCTTCGCCACCTCCATGCATGATGTAAAGCACCGGATATTTTTCGCTTGTATTCTGATCATATCCCGGAGGGGTATACATATAGAAATTACGCCATGAATTGGTAACTTCAGAATAATAGCGTTTGATACGGATGTCACCGTGAGGTACGTTCCGTGTTTCGTAATAGCTGTCGCCACGGAAAGGCACCTCAATTCCGCTGGCCTCACGGCCCATGCCATAGAATGTTTCGCTGGAAGGATCGCACACTCCAACTCCATCTACATTAATGGTATAGTAATGAAATCCTTCGCTCAAAGAGTCGGTTGTGGCTTCCCACACACCGCCAGCGCCCTTCACCATGTCATACTTTTTACCCAAATCAAGCTGCACTTTTTGCGCTTCGGGGGCTTTAATACGAACCACAGCGCGACCGTCAGGCAAAATCTGAGGATATTGAGCAGAACGGATGTTGCTCTCTGCGGGACGACCGGCATTACTGATCTTGTCGAAAGACGATTTATCAACCGGTTTGAACAGCAACTGCGAAAACATATACAAACTATTCTTCCATACTTTGAAATCGTGGTAGCCATGATCAACATAATAGATGTGAGAGACCCCATTGGCAACCAAATAATCATGCGTGCGTTTGCTGTTATAAATCAAACCGTCTTTATCGCCACATGAAATCCAGAGCAACTGAAGCTTTTGCTTGGCCAATTCAGGATTAGGCAAAAGTTCTTTGGGCATCTTTGTGTTTGGTGCTGATGAGAAACCGCCAACCCAGGCAAATTTATCCATGTTTCCAAGTCCAAAATTCAATGACTGACCGCCACCCATCGACAACCCGGCAATAGCGCGATGCTGGCTGTCTTTGATAGCCGGATAATTTTTTTCGACAGAAGGAATCAAATCTTTCAACAAGTCCTGCTCGAAAGTTGCAAAGGCTTGCACCTTCACTCCATCGTAAATGTTACCTACGGCACGGTCGTCTTTCATGGCACGTCCGTTAGGCAATACCACAATCATAGGCTCCACACGTTTCTGAGCATATAAATTGTCAAGAATTACCTGCGGTTGTCCCTGTTCGAACCACTCTTTTTCGTCACCACCAATTCCATGCAGTAAATACAGAACCGGATATTTTTTATCTTTAGAATATCCCGGAGGAGTATAAACCAGCGCTTTACGAACTGCACCAACCGTTTTTGATTTGTAACTAATAGTATCGATCTTTCCGTGTGGAATATTCGTCTGTACAACATCAAATCCTAACGGAGCCGGAGATACGACAGTTTGAGCAAATGCCGTACAGTTAAGTATCAGTGATACAATAAAAAAAGAGATAAGCTTTTTCATGGAAACAAAAAATATATTATGTTATAGCTTTGTTTAGATTAAAAAAAACAGTAATGGTTTAATTTCAGATAACACATTGGCAAATTCCGAGTGCATAATTGTTACTTGAACAACTGCGGCAATGTCGTGGCCAGATATTGTTTGCAATTCATCCACGTATGACCGCCGTCAACAATATATGATACTGGCTTCAACCCCTTTTCTTTAAACATCGCAATATTCTTTTTGACACTCTCGAACAGAAAATCTTCAGTTCCCACACTGAGAGTAAAAAGTTTCAGTTGCTTGTTCATCTTTTCGGCATCGGGAGCGTAATTGGAAAAATTCTTTCTGAACTCTTCTGTTTCCGGATAAGGAGCATAGGCGCATACGTAAGCAAACTTGTCGGTATTCGTCAGACCAATATTCAATGTTTGGCCGCCGCCAACCGAAAAACCGGCAATGGCTCTGTTTGGACTATCGGTCAACACCGGATAGTTCGCTTCCACAAAAGGAATTACATCATTCATCACATCCGGCGTAAACTCGGGCATCGATTTGGGACGCACATTGCCATACGGCATCACAATAATCATTGGTTTGGCTTTGCCCTGAGCTATCAGGTTATCGGCAATCAGGTTGGCTTTGCCCACTTTTGTCCATGTCTCTTCGGTATCCGATCCGCCATGAATCAGGTAGAGAACCGGATATTTTGTTTTTCCATTCACATTGAATCCCGGAGGCGTATAAATCACCAGCGGGCGGGTAGTCCCCAATGTTTTGGAATTGTAGTATCGGTAACTGATTTTTCCATGAGGAACATTCTGAAGCGAATGAATCAATGGTGTATCCCCGGGAATATCCACCAAACTATATTTGAAACGTTCGTTGGCAAATACGACGGTATTATTCGGATCGGTAACCTGCGTATCGTCAACCCAGAAACAATATGGGTAAATATCGGGTTTTACCGGATCTACCGTAACACTCCAAACACCGGAAGCGTCCTTTTGCATCGGCAATTTATCCTTGAGAAACTGAGCTTCCAGCGAAACCTGTTTCGCATTCTTTGCCGAGAACCGAAACGTAACGCTGTGATTGGGATGCACCTCGGGTGAAACGACAACAGGATTTCGCTGCGCTTGCGCCGAAAATGAGAGAAACAGGATGGCAACTAATAATTGTATCTTATTCATCGTAGTGCTTATTTAAAAAGTAATGGTGCCGTTGCAGCCAGATAAGTTTTTACGTTCATCCAGGTATGCCCACCAGTGGTAATGAGATTCTTGAAATTAATCTTCTTAGCTTTGAGGTAGTCCATATACTCAACCGTTTGTTTGTACAAAAAGTCCTCATTCCCCACGCTTACCCAAAGCAGCTTATACATCTTATTCGTCCGTTTGGGATTATC comes from Paludibacter jiangxiensis and encodes:
- a CDS encoding esterase; this translates as MNKIQLLVAILFLSFSAQAQRNPVVVSPEVHPNHSVTFRFSAKNAKQVSLEAQFLKDKLPMQKDASGVWSVTVDPVKPDIYPYCFWVDDTQVTDPNNTVVFANERFKYSLVDIPGDTPLIHSLQNVPHGKISYRYYNSKTLGTTRPLVIYTPPGFNVNGKTKYPVLYLIHGGSDTEETWTKVGKANLIADNLIAQGKAKPMIIVMPYGNVRPKSMPEFTPDVMNDVIPFVEANYPVLTDSPNRAIAGFSVGGGQTLNIGLTNTDKFAYVCAYAPYPETEEFRKNFSNYAPDAEKMNKQLKLFTLSVGTEDFLFESVKKNIAMFKEKGLKPVSYIVDGGHTWMNCKQYLATTLPQLFK
- a CDS encoding family 43 glycosylhydrolase; translation: MLPFRKTSVIFACFLGTFAAFGQNKPVSKPSQTTICNPMNLSYRFCLDAPSRREAADPTMVTFKNEYYLFASKSGGYFHSKDMIHWDLITTNDLPIEDYAPTAVVMKDTLYFMASKNDAPLTIYKTGDPKSGKWSVANAAFPIGMTDPDLFLDEDGRLYFYYGCSDKNPIYAVELDTKTLNPIGQPVALFNSNKKEHGWERFGDYNEKDDSPWVEGAWMTKHNGKYYLQYAVPGTQFKSYCDGVYVSDKPLGPFTVAAHNPVSAKPEGFVAAAGHSSTFQDIYGNYWHISTMTISQKHMFERRLGLFPTFFDNDGVMYVNTGFGDFPYKVPNKKISSPEELFPKWMLLSYNKPVAASSELQGHPARYAADEEIRTYWSAKTGNKGEWIALDLQKLSTVNAVQINFAENNTKTMGRKPGIYYQYLLEYSTDGTNWKPLADKTKNTTDVPHDYIELKMPVKARYVRLTNYHMADGTFALAGLRVFGNAGGKVPTTPDKVDAVRSQIDRCVVKMSWAPKPDVVGYNVRYGTQKDKLYSNYQILGKNSVTIGNLNSKQKYYFVVDAFNENGITKGDKVIELE
- a CDS encoding alpha/beta hydrolase-fold protein, which codes for MKKLISFFIVSLILNCTAFAQTVVSPAPLGFDVVQTNIPHGKIDTISYKSKTVGAVRKALVYTPPGYSKDKKYPVLYLLHGIGGDEKEWFEQGQPQVILDNLYAQKRVEPMIVVLPNGRAMKDDRAVGNIYDGVKVQAFATFEQDLLKDLIPSVEKNYPAIKDSQHRAIAGLSMGGGQSLNFGLGNMDKFAWVGGFSSAPNTKMPKELLPNPELAKQKLQLLWISCGDKDGLIYNSKRTHDYLVANGVSHIYYVDHGYHDFKVWKNSLYMFSQLLFKPVDKSSFDKISNAGRPAESNIRSAQYPQILPDGRAVVRIKAPEAQKVQLDLGKKYDMVKGAGGVWEATTDSLSEGFHYYTINVDGVGVCDPSSETFYGMGREASGIEVPFRGDSYYETRNVPHGDIRIKRYYSEVTNSWRNFYMYTPPGYDQNTSEKYPVLYIMHGGGEDQRGWATQGKTDLIIDNLIAEKKAVPMVIVMPDGNLPAGNFGEEGLKMFEKEMKQSIIPFVEKNYRVKTDAQSRALAGLSMGGLQTLYMGLFNTDMFAYLGVFSSGWIQNMFDDVANRQYEYLQNNVDKVNANLKKLWISQGGKEDIAWQNCQTMRGKLDAMKIKYVYSEYPGGHTWPVWRNNIYNFAQVLFK